One Anopheles marshallii chromosome 3, idAnoMarsDA_429_01, whole genome shotgun sequence genomic region harbors:
- the LOC128716334 gene encoding laminin subunit alpha produces the protein MGGVTSLTPIALLVVLTLGVVRSELTPPYFNLAEGRKISATATCGVDTDGPELYCKLVGANTENDHQNQYSVIQGQVCDVCDPSDPDKRHPPEYAIDGTQNWWQSPPLSRGMKYNEVNLTIDFGQEFHVAYLFIRMGNSPRPGLWSLEKSSDYGKTWTPWQHFSDTPTDCVTYFGSASLKPLQNDDDVICTMDHSKIVPLEGGEIPIRLLNNRPSANNYFNSSTLQEWSRATNVRIRLLRTKNLLGHLMSVARQDPTVTRRYFYSIKDISIGGRCVCNGHANTCNVQDPRSQMRILACQCQHNTCGIQCAECCPGFEQKKWRQNTNARPFQCEPCNCHGHSDECVYSEEIDEKALSLDIHGNYEGGGVCQNCQHNTKGINCNQCQDKYYRPYGRYWNETDVCQPCDCNHFYSTGNCEEETGRCECRAEFEPPLCDSCSYGHFGYPNCRQCECNLNGTIGYYCEAVDGTCPCKHNFDGPHCKQCAKEYYGFPDCDPCDCNMHGSVDRVCDEGSGQCQCRPNFAGRLCDTCKDGFYRYPDCTYCNCDVRGTLEEVCDKNSGTCLCREGYGGPRCDQCIPGYYNYPDCVPCNCSSAGSTSTVCDVTGRCSCLENFGGRQCTACLAGYYQYPECLSCNCDSYGSLAKSCTNDGQCQCKDNFDGKTCQQCKEGFYNFPACEECNCDPAGVIARFAGCGSVPAGELCQCKERVHGRICDKCRPLYWNLTATNPHGCQECECFIDGTIGALDTCDTKTGQCACKPSVKGRQCAECKDGTFDLFGSNLFGCKDCGCDIGGAADNVCNKETGQCRCHPRVSGRTCSYPLTTHYYPTLYQYQFEYEDGYTQSGAQVRYQFHEDIFPGFSSRGYAVMSSLQNEVINEVSVLKSSVYRLVIRYKNPNPDSVVATILITPDNPTEVEQKTKVLFKPSEKPEFVTVSDARGEVPSPVVLDPGSYTISIKTEKTVFLDYFVLLPAAYYEASILTKKIENPCEFDEMDLCRHYQYPSVAPFNPQTESFIIEDGQSYKPVEHFKEYQHLDKVREQEMPILTDSQPELFYPMEVPHAGRYVLVVDYITNRNNPEVAILQVNLIGDIDQDGAATAYPCTYTTVCRQPVIDRESREKIFFLDPNSRKPIQVKSVETSSGSIAIKSITAIPYEDWSTDYIRPNSVCVMQGGNCVQTSYRTAPDSKKIEFETENEYLIAENVPSQLYDNSTKLILLDQNQTELAIEAKIQHPNRYVLIVKFFQPDHPSFNVQYRIQAGRQNYDGRLEVRHCPANSGCREVLKQDNGYIEFDLQDNIELTILGDATKRVWVDYVLLVPAEQFHNVLLQEETFDQTNEFIQQCGQDHFYIQTNASDFCKKAVFSLTADYNSGALPCNCDYSGSTSFECEPFGGQCQCKAHIIGRKCEACKTGYYGFPDCKPCNCPSTAQCHKDTGECVCPDRVTGEKCDQCVPYTFGFDQIIGCEECNCNPLGVAYNNLQCDMDSGMCECKSNVVGRKCDRCEYGFFNFPYCEPCHCDIRGTTFEICDQTDESCFCKKNVQGRECSTCVDGTYNLQASNPDGCTKCFCFGHSSRCQTAFLRPFNVSMMKDVTVNTIRLSGGKVTITPWILKDEVMLNETSAEVSLSAFDNRDPSAGMVYFGMLDHLFDLNNHLSAYGGLLAYKIHFTNGLFGSALIGADVILEGKQLEVMHQSYRQPSSHQLFSGSVEMVESNFQTAAGGPVSREQFMLLLRDLKNIYIRASYWENGLVTVVSDVSLTMAHDDLDHPHLYRELAVENCDCPPGYVGQSCEDCAPGYYRDPNGPHLGYCIPCECNGHAATCDCNTGVCHDCQHYTTGDHCDQCIEGFYGNATRGTPNDCMICACPLPVESNNFATSCEVSEDGYEIHCDCKPGYHGEKCQSCAPGYYGQPQVEGEFCKPCDCSGNINANEPGACDSVSGECLLCLNNTFGRACNLCAPGFYGDAVREKDCQSCICDKTGMDYCDNVVGTCNCLPNVIGEKCDRCDDDHYGFESGRGCTLCDCGIASNSSQCDDNTGKCACKPGVTGRQCDRCEPGYWNYSEEGCVPCSCNTDYSRGLGCNALTGQCECLSGVVGEKCDSCPYRWVLIPDTGCQECDVCHHALLDVTDGLKRDIDPVLGDIKTIADDYYTSQKLKYFDDMVDRLEPKVRSLDPHGVNLNPSKQKVETLEMEVKSLDRRIQYADENAKDISTNSQNLLAASSNVLDDCRLVHINTKNTIDEVLMLAENLDSSEITKLDQAYTEAKNYLDNIKQYSTTPESLNSQLENATRLLEAVESFGEPVQMQHEKLAKLMHDIGEFDVKLEDLYTWSLKVEKESTITSRLNNKNKGAVNTKFDTVTAHAKEATENTENSKVLLANSSNIMKDIDITHVELGNVNKGLTDLNNDVDRQLPVAFAEYQDLSPLIERAYGHANELKMEAESLSDKYSGVSANSETALQAATAHSKIVDAVKEAADNIRNATQTAQKATDQTEGIDNRAAESDAASRELLSDARRMFTTLQMELEPQSKQSIDTVDGIKERNAHSDDMLYSINAALDGIPEESHTDDWETARDQAVEAQAKSQNSMKILDPMISDLSKSVYMAEQLPKEVDNTKKDIKQATTQIERLKTMIPNIRQLVEKLDAKQNQVDSIVSDIGDQLESLKRQIREARSIANTIKVGMQFHPNTTVELKPPQSLSQMATNSNVSVFFRTDKPEGFLLYLGNEVKPDSKKSSRDDYMALEIENGYPVLSIDLGNDPEKVISPKYVADDKWYQAIVERTGNNVKLIIREELDNGTDVFHTKEQVLPGAYNVFNVDQNSKLYIGGYPPEYNMPQDVKSSEFDGRIEQLQIGGEHVGLWNFIDAQNVYGSPERESLRNEENPSTGFRFSGNGYVAIDAKPYTFKQQSQLQFQFKAPPETRDGLMFYAGKNKHFISVEMRNGAVVFQFKLGQHAQAVTMGSSNTFNDDKWHKISVERDGNIGKLTVDDREVFQQTGSAEHQQLHISEAIYFGGYHSRVSHPEVTSKGFDGCIDDVYILGNKVDLSINLKSLDVRPGCPMKFSPLVSFPPRQFGYVNQPGVASVNNLQVNLKFRTTQRSGVLFYTSNYDQSLSLGLALRDGVLVLSSSGSEVTTDYHTYNDGEWHAVTASHEHDRLTLMVDDQDPHYSLYPPQPLYIENGDIYFGGLPKNFVPMHNAIASNAYFMGCISDVTVNGQIVNFATLRDKKSAVLDQCSKELFAVGEVPLYYPNDGKDPEVFVSSRVEPESEQPGKPDDDEEKDPRKPDRGWKPVPAIPREPSTDAATTTTTATTTTSTTSTTTTMRPRPTQPDEPPPVCRLPITPEQDVDFDHGYRFGTGQFSHIEFSEVPLKSKRQYEFTFNFKTEFSEGVLFYVADSRHTDFVALHLRDGKLVHSFNCGSGSANMTSDRRYDDNEWHTVNFARQNSMGRLIVDLEDISTGESKGTTRTMALQAPMFVGGVSGDNYEEVALNLKMDKNVLERNQFVGCINKLAVNDNPLAAPSNITRTIPCSNQIETGTFFGSGGGFVKLYEKFKVGNELTVSMDIRPRASSGLLMSVHGRKSYFVLEMINGTISLAVNNGDEPYVATYTPLPEENLCDGQWRTVSAIKSQYVITIKVNDVSSNPAIGDARSPSTDTTRPLFLGGHPHLQRIRGFNARVPFQGCIRNVKVRNTVEQITPKMTVGNVQTGVCPTI, from the exons CCTGTAACTGTCATGGCCATTCGGATGAGTGTGTCTATTCGGAGGAGATCGACGAAAAAGCATTGTCGTTGGACATTCATGGCAACTACGAAGGTGGCGGTGTGTGCCAAAACTGCCAGCACAACACGAAAGGCATCAACTGCAACCAGTGCCAGGACAAGTACTATCGCCCGTACGGCAGGTACTGGAACGAAACGGACGTGTGCCAGC CGTGCGACTGTAATCACTTTTACTCTACCGGTAACTGTGAGGAGGAAACTGGCCGCTGCGAATGTCGTGCTGAGTTTGAGCCACCGCTCTGTGATTCCTGCTCGTATGGCCATTTTGGATACCCCAATTGCCGCCAGTGCGAGTGCAATCTGAACGGTACGATTGGGTATTACTGTGAGGCCGTGGATGGTACCTGTCCCTGCAAGCACAACTTTGATGGACCGCATTGCAAACAATGTGCGAAGGAATACTACGGATTCCCGGATTGTGATC CTTGCGATTGTAACATGCACGGATCGGTTGATCGTGTCTGTGACGAGGGCAGTGGTCAGTGCCAGTGCAGGCCCAACTTCGCCGGTCGACTTTGCGATACTTGCAAGGATGGATTCTACAGATATCCGGATTGTACAT ACTGCAACTGTGATGTCCGCGGAACTTTGGAAGAAGTTTGTGACAAGAACTCGGGTACCTGCCTGTGTCGGGAAGGCTACGGTGGGCCACGGTGCGATCAATGTATTCCCGGCTATTACAACTATCCGGACTGTGTGCCTTGCAACTGCTCCAGTGCTGGTAGTACCTCCACAGTTTGTGACGTTACCGGGCGCTGCTCGTGTTTGGAGAACTTCGGCGGACGGCAGTGTACAGCCTGTTTGGCCGGTTACTACCAATATCCGGAATGTTTGTCCTGCAACTGTGACTCGTACGGTTCGCTAGCAAAGTCCTGCACCAACGATGGACAGTGCCAGTGTAAGGATAACTTCGACGGCAAAACCTGCCAGCAGTGCAAGGAAGGGTTCTACAATTTCCCGGCCTGCGAGGAATGCAACTGTGATCCGGCGGGTGTGATAGCACGGTTCGCCGGGTGTGGTTCGGTCCCGGCAGGTGAGCTGTGCCAGTGTAAGGAACGCGTGCACGGCAGAATCTGTGACAAGTGTCGCCCGTTGTACTGGAATCTTACCGCTACCAATCCGCACGGTTGCCAGGAGTGCGAGTGCTTCATCGATGGTACGATCGGTGCGTTGGATACGTGCGATACGAAGACGGGCCAGTGTGCGTGTAAGCCTTCCGTGAAGGGACGCCAGTGTGCCGAATGTAAGGATGGTACGTTTGATCTGTTCGGGTCGAACCTGTTCGGCTGTAAGGATTGCGGTTGCGATATTGGCGGTGCGGCGGACAACGTTTGCAACAAGGAAACGGGCCAGTGTCGGTGCCATCCGCGCGTATCCGGACGCACCTGTTCGTACCCGTTGACGACGCACTACTACCCAACGCTCTACCAGTACCAGTTCGAGTACGAAGATGGCTACACACAGTCGGGCGCGCAGGTTCGTTACCAGTTCCATGAGGATATTTTCCCCGGGTTTAGCAGCCGTGGATACGCCGTCATGTCCTCGCTGCAGAACGAAGTGATAAACGAGGTGAGCGTGCTGAAGTCGTCGGTGTATCGGTTGGTGATCCGGTACAAAAATCCCAACCCGGACAGTGTCGTCGCTACGATCCTTATCACACCGGACAATCCGACGGAGGTGGAGCAGAAAACGAAGGTTTTGTTTAAACCGTCGGAAAAGCCGGAGTTTGTGACCGTGTCGGACGCGAGAGGTGAGGTACCTTCGCCGGTTGTGCTGGACCCGGGCAGCTacaccatcagcatcaagaCGGAAAAGACGGTGTTTCTCGATTACTTCGTGCTGCTGCCGGCGGCGTACTACGAAGCATCCATACTGACGAAAAAGATTGAAAATCCGTGCGAATTTGACGAAATGGATCTGTGCCGGCACTATCAATATCCGAGCGTGGCCCCGTTTAACCCACAAACCGAATCGTTCATCATCGAGGATGGCCAGAGCTACAAACCGGTGGAGCATTTCAAGGAGTACCAGCATCTGGATAAGGTGCGGGAGCAGGAGATGCCGATCCTGACGGATTCGCAACCGGAATTGTTCTATCCGATGGAGGTACCACACGCCGGGCGTTACGTGCTGGTCGTGGACTACATCACCAATCGCAACAATCCGGAGGTGGCCATTCTGCAGGTGAACCTGATCGGTGACATTGATCAGGACGGGGCGGCAACCGCGTACCCTTGCACGTACACCACCGTCTGCCGCCAGCCAGTGATCGACCGAGAGTCGCGGGAAAAGATATTCTTCCTCGATCCAAACAGTCGCAAACCAATTCAGGTGAAGAGCGTCGAAACGTCGTCCGGTTCGATCGCGATCAAATCGATCACTGCCATCCCGTACGAAGACTGGTCGACGGATTATATTCGCCCGAACTCGGTGTGCGTTATGCAGGGTGGGAATTGTGTGCAGACCAGCTACCGTACCGCGCCCGACTCGAAGAAGATTGAGTTTGAGACGGAAAATGAATATCTTATCGCAGAGAACGTACCGAGCCAGCTGTACGACAACAGCACCAAGCTGATACTGCTCGACCAGAACCAAACGGAACTGGCGATCGAGGCTAAGATCCAGCATCCGAACCGTTACGTGCTGATCGTGAAGTTCTTCCAACCCGATCATCCGTCGTTCAACGTGCAGTATCGCATCCAGGCGGGGCGTCAAAACTATGACGGACGGTTGGAGGTCCGGCACTGTCCGGCAAACAGTGGCTGCCGGGAGGTACTGAAACAGGACAACGGATACATCGAGTTCGATCTGCAGGACAACATCGAGCTGACGATTCTAGGCGATGCCACCAAACGGGTTTGGGTGGACTATGTGCTGCTGGTACCGGCGGAGCAGTTCCACAATGTTTTGCTCCAGGAGGAGACGTTCGATCAGACGAACGAGTTCATTCAGCAGTGCGGACAGGACCATTTCTACATTCAGACGAATGCTTCGGATTTCTGCAAGAAGGCCGTATTTTCGCTGACCGCAGACTACAACAGTGGAGCGTTACCGTGCAACTGTGACTACTCGGGATCGACCAGCTTCGAGTGTGAACCGTTCGGTGGTCAGTGCCAATGTAAGGCGCACATCATTGGGCGAAAGTGCGAGGCGTGCAAAACCGGCTATTACGGATTCCCGGACTGCAAACCGTGCAACTGCCCGTCGACCGCGCAATGCCACAAGGACACcggggagtgtgtgtgtcccgATCGGGTGACGGGCGAAAAGTGCGACCAGTGCGTACCGTACACGTTCGGGTTCGATCAAATCATCGGCTGCGAGGAATGCAACTGCAATCCGCTGGGTGTGGCTTACAACAACCTGCAGTGCGACATGGACAGCGGTATGTGCGAGTGCAAGTCGAACGTGGTCGGCCGGAAGTGTGATCGGTGCGAGTATGGGTTCTTTAACTTCCCGTACTGCGAACCGTGCCACTGTGACATCCGCGGCACGACGTTCGAAATCTGCGACCAAACGGACGAGAGCTGCTTCTGTAAGAAGAACGTGCAGGGCCGGGAATGCAGCACGTGCGTAGATGGGACGTACAATCTGCAGGCAAGCAATCCGGACGGTTGCACCAAGTGCTTCTGCTTCGGACATTCGAGCCGTTGCCAGACGGCGTTCCTGCGACCGTTCAACGTGAGCATGATGAAGGACGTGACGGTGAACACGATCCGTCTGTCGGGTGGCAAAGTCACGATCACACCCTGGATCCTGAAGGATGAGGTTATGCTGAACGAAACGTCCGCCGAGGTTTCGCTGAGCGCTTTTGACAACCGGGACCCGTCGGCCGGTATGGTGTACTTCGGCATGTTGGACCACCTGTTCGATCTGAACAATCATCTTTCCGCGTACGGCGGGTTGCTGGCGTACAAGATCCACTTCACGAACGGCTTGTTCGGCAGCGCACTGATTGGCGCGGACGTGATACTCGAGGGCAAGCAGTTGGAGGTGATGCACCAAAGCTACCGTCAACCGTCCTCGCATCAACTGTTCAGCGGTAGCGTGGAGATGGTCGAGAGCAACTTCCAAACGGCGGCCGGCGGTCCGGTAAGTCGCGAACAgtttatgctgctgctgcgcgaCCTCAAGAACATCTACATCCGGGCGTCCTACTGGGAGAATGGGCTGGTGACGGTTGTCTCGGACGTTAGCCTAACGATGGCACACGACGATCTGGATCATCCGCATCTGTACCGCGAGCTGGCGGTGGAAAACTGTGACTGTCCGCCGGGCTATGTTGGACAGTCGTGCGAAGATTGTGCACCGGGCTACTACCGCGATCCGAACGGTCCCCACCTAGGCTACTGCATACCGTGCGAGTGCAATGGACATGCGGCCACGTGCGATTGTAACACGGGCGTGTGCCATGACTGTCAGCATTATACCACCGGCGATCACTGCGATCAGTGCATTGAAGGGTTCTACGGCAATGCGACACGCGGTACACCGAACGATTGCATGATTTGCGCCTGTCCGTTGCCGGTTGAGTCGAACAACTTTGCCACCTCGTGCGAGGTGTCCGAGGATGGCTATGAGATCCATTGCGATTGCAAACCGGGCTACCATGGGGAGAAATGTCAGAGCTGCGCCCCGGGCTATTACGGGCAGCCTCAGGTCGAGGGTGAGTTCTGCAAACCGTGCGATTGTTCGGGAAACATCAACGCCAATGAGCCGGGAGCGTGCGATTCCGTATCGGGCGAGTGTTTGCTGTGCTTGAACAACACGTTCGGCCGGGCGTGCAATTTGTGTGCGCCTGGGTTCTACGGCGATGCTGTGCGCGAGAAGGACTGCCAGAGCTGTATCTGCGACAAGACCGGTATGGACTACTGCGACAATGTGGTGGGAACGTGCAACTGTCTGCCGAATGTGATCGGTGAGAAGTGCGATCGGTGCGATGACGACCACTACGGGTTCGAATCGGGACGCGGTTGTACGCTGTGCGATTGTGGCATCGCGTCGAACAGCTCGCAGTGTGACGATAACACTGGCAAGTGTGCCTGCAAACCGGGAGTAACTGGACGGCAGTGTGATCGGTGTGAGCCGGGCTACTGGAACTACTCCGAGGAGGGTTGTGTGCCGTGCTCCTGCAACACGGACTATTCCAGAGGTTTGGGCTGCAATGCGTTGACGGGCCAGTGCGAGTGTTTGTCGGGGGTGGTCGGTGAAAAGTGTGACTCGTGTCCATACCGCTGGGTGCTCATACCGGATACAGGCTGCCAGGAGTGTGACGTATGCCACCACGCGTTGCTGGATGTAACCGATGGGCTGAAGCGCGATATAGACCCCGTGCTAGGGGACATTAAGACGATCGCGGACGATTACTACACGTCGCAGAAGCTGAAATACTTTGACGATATGGTCGATCGGCTGGAACCGAAGGTGCGCAGTTTGGATCCGCACGGTGTTAACCTGAACCCCTCGAAGCAAAAGGTCGAAACGTTGGAGATGGAGGTGAAGAGTTTGGACCGCCGCATTCAGTATGCAGACGAGAACGCGAAGGATATTTCCACCAACAGCCAAAACCTGCTGGCGGCGTCGTCCAATGTTTTGGACGATTGCCGTCTGGTGCACATCAACACGAAGAACACGATCGACGAGGTGTTGATGCTGGCGGAAAACCTGGACTCGTCGGAGATCACCAAGCTGGACCAAGCGTATACGGAGGCGAAGAACTATTTGGACAACATAAAGCAATACTCGACTACGCCGGAGTCCCTCAACTCTCAGCTGGAAAATGCTACCCGTTTGCTGGAAGCCGTAGAATCGTTTGGTGAGCCGGTGCAAATGCAACATGAAAAGCTGGCCAAGTTGATGCACGACATTGGCGAGTTTGATGTGAAGCTGGAAGATCTGTACACCTGGAGCTTGAAGGTGGAGAAGGAAAGCACTATTACGTCGAggttgaacaacaaaaataaaggaGCAGTCAATACCAAGTTCGATACGGTAACGGCGCATGCTAAGGAAGCAACGGAGAACACCGAAAACAGCAAGGTGCTGCTGGCTAACTCCTCCAACATCATGAAGGACATAGACATTACGCACGTCGAGTTGGGAAATGTGAACAAGGGGCTTACCGATCTGAACAACGATGTAGACAGACAGTTGCCGGTTGCGTTTGCGGAGTACCAGGACCTGAGCCCGCTCATCGAACGTGCCTACGGACACGCGAATGAGCTGAAGATGGAAGCCGAGAGTCTGTCGGACAAATATTCTGGCGTGTCGGCCAACTCGGAGACGGCCCTGCAGGCAGCAACGGCACACTCGAAGATTGTGGACGCGGTAAAGGAGGCGGCCGACAACATTCGGAACGCCACACAGACGGCACAGAAGGCAACGGATCAGACGGAAGGCATTGATAACCGGGCCGCCGAATCGGACGCTGCGTCCCGTGAGTTGCTCAGTGATGCGCGGCGTATGTTTACCACGCTCCAGATGGAGCTGGAGCCACAGAGCAAGCAGTCGATCGATACGGTTGACGGTATTAAGGAGCGGAACGCACACAGCGACGACATGCTGTACTCGATCAATGCCGCCCTGGACGGTATACCGGAGGAATCGCACACGGATGATTGGGAAACGGCACGGGATCAGGCCGTCGAAGCGCAGGCAAAGTCGCAAAACTCCATGAAGATATTGGACCCGATGATAAGCGATCTGTCCAAGAGTGTGTACATGGCAGAACAGCTGCCGAAGGAGGTGGACAACACGAAAAAGGACATTAAGCAGGCAACGACGCAGATCGAGCGCCTTAAAACGATGATCCCCAACATTCGCCAGCTGGTCGAAAAGCTGGACGCGAAGCAGAACCAGGTGGACTCGATCGTGAGCGATATTGGTGATCAGCTGGAATCGTTGAAGCGCCAAATTAGGGAGGCAAGATCGATTGCCAACACGATCAAGGTCGGTATGCAGTTCCATCCCAACACTACGGTGGAGCTGAAGCCACCGCAAAGTCTGTCCCAGATGGCCACGAACTCCAACGTGTCCGTGTTCTTCCGCACCGACAAACCGGAAGGATTCCTGCTGTATCTTGGCAACGAGGTGAAGCCGGACTCGAAGAAGAGCTCGCGCGATGACTACATGGCACTGGAGATCGAAAACGGCTACCCGGTACTGTCGATCGATCTTGGCAATGATCCGGAAAAGGTGATCAGTCCAAAGTACGTGGCTGACGACAAGTGGTACCAAGCGATCGTTGAACGCACCGGCAACAACGTGAAGTTGATTATCCGCGAAGAGCTGGACAACGGTACGGATGTGTTCCACACGAAGGAGCAGGTGCTGCCGGGAGCGTACAACGTGTTCAATGTGGATCAGAACAGCAAGTTGTACATTGGCGGCTACCCGCCGGAGTACAATATGCCGCAGGATGTGAAATCGAGCGAGTTTGATGGTCGCATCGAGCAGCTGCAGATTGGCGGCGAGCACGTTGGTCTGTGGAACTTCATCGACGCACAGAACGTGTACGGGTCGCCTGAGCGCGAGTCGTTGCGCAACGAGGAAAACCCATCGACTGGATTCCGCTTTAGCGGCAATGGCTATGTAGCCATCGATGCTAAGCCGTACACGTTCAAGCAGCAGTCACAGTTGCAGTTCCAGTTCAAGGCACCACCGGAGACACGCGACGGTTTGATGTTCTACgcgggaaaaaacaaacacttcattTCGGTGGAGATGCGCAACGGGGCGGTGGTGTTCCAGTTCAAGCTTGGCCAACACGCCCAGGCCGTCACGATGGGATCGAGCAACACGTTCAATGACGACAAGTGGCACAAAATATCGGTGGAACGCGATGGCAATATCGGCAAGCTGACGGTGGACGATCGCGAGGTGTTCCAGCAGACCGGATCGGCGGAACACCAGCAGTTGCACATTTCGGAGGCGATCTACTTCGGCGGGTACCATAGCCGCGTCAGCCACCCCGAGGTAACGTCGAAGGGCTTCGATGGTTGCATTGACGATGTGTACATCTTGGGCAACAAGGTCGATTTGAGCATCAACCTGAAGTCGCTCGATGTGCGACCGGGCTGTCCGATGAAGTTCTCGCCGCTCGTGTCCTTCCCACCGCGTCAGTTCGGTTACGTGAACCAGCCGGGCGTGGCATCGGTCAACAATCTGCAGGTTAATCTTAAGTTCCGTACCACCCAGCGCAGCGGAGTGCTGTTCTATACCAGCAACTACGATCAGAGCCTATCGCTGGGATTGGCATTGCGGGATGGAGTGCTGGTGTTGAGCAGCTCCGGATCGGAAGTTACAACTGACTACCACACGTACAACGATGGTGAATGGCACGCGGTAACAGCCAGCCATGAGCATGACCGATTGACGCTGATGGTGGACGATCAGGATCCACACTACAGCCTCTATCCACCGCAACCGCTGTACATTGAAAATGGCGATATCTACTTCGGTGGGTTGCCGAAGAACTTCGTCCCGATGCATAATGCGATCGCGTCGAACGCGTACTTCATGGGATGCATTAGCGATGTTACGGTGAACGGACAGATTGTGAACTTTGCTACGCTTCGCGACAAGAAGTCGGCCGTACTGGATCAGTGCTCGAAGGAACTGTTTGCCGTCGGTGAGGTGCCATTGTACTATCCGAATGACGGTAAGGATCCGGAGGTGTTTGTATCGAGTCGCGTCGAACCCGAGAGTGAGCAACCGGGCAAGCCTGACGACGACGAAGAGAAGGATCCACGAAAACCGGATCGCGGTTGGAAACCAGTCCCGGCCATTCCGCGGGAACCTTCCACTGATGCTGCCACAacgaccaccaccgccaccaccaccacaagcACGACTAGCACCACAACGACGATGCGCCCAAGACCAACACAGCCGGATGAGCCACCGCCGGTGTGCAGGCTACCGATCACACCGGAACAGGATGTCGATTTCGATCACGGCTATCGGTTCGGAACGGGTCAGTTCAGCCACATCGAGTTTAGCGAAGTGCCGCTGAAGAGCAAACGTCAGTACGAGTTCACGTTCAACTTCAAGACGGAGTTCTCCGAGGGCGTGCTGTTCTACGTGGCAGACTCGCGGCATACCGACTTCGTTGCGCTGCATCTGCGCGACGGTAAGCTGGTCCATTCGTTCAACTGTGGTTCGGGATCGGCCAACATGACATCCGACCGCAGGTACGACGATAACGAGTGGCATACGGTGAACTTTGCCCGCCAGAACAGTATGGGAAGGTTGATCGTTGATCTCGAGGACATATCGACGGGTGAATCGAAGGGCACGACTCGCACCATGGCGCTGCAGGCACCGATGTTTGTCGGTGGTGTCAGTGGGGACAATTACGAGGAGGTAGCGCTTAATCTTAAG ATGGACAAAAATGTGCTAGAACGCAACCAATTCGTGGGTTGCATCAACAAGCTCGCTGTAAACGATAATCCGTTGGCCGCGCCCTCCAACATAACCCGCACGATTCCCTGCTCCAACCAGATAGAAACGGGCACGTTCTTTGGCAGTGGCGGCGGATTTGTGAAGCTGTACGAAAAGTTCAAGGTTGGCAACGAGCTGACCGTCAGCATGGACATACGACCGCGGGCATCAAGCGGTCTGCTAATGTCGGTGCACGGCCGCAAGTCGTACTTCGTGCTGGAGATGATCAACGGCACGATCAGTCTGGCGGTGAACAATGGAGACGAGCCGTACGTAGCCACCTACACGCCACTGCCGGAGGAGAACCTGTGCGATGGGCAGTGGCGCACGGTGTCTGCCATCAAGTCGCAGTACGTCATCACCATTAAGGTGAACGATGTGAGCTCGAACCCGGCCATCGGTGATGCGCGCTCTCCATCGACTGATACCACACGACCGCTCTTCCTTGGCGGACATCCGCACTTACAGCGG ATTCGAGGATTCAATGCGCGTGTGCCGTTCCAGGGATGTATACGCAACGTGAAGGTTCGCAACACGGTCGAACAGATTACACCAAAGATGACGGTCGGCAATGTGCAGACAGGCGTTTGCCCAACAATTTAA